A window of Nitrospirota bacterium genomic DNA:
CGTCGGGCGGGGGGCTACCTACCCCCGCCCGACGCTCGCGAGCGCGGGACACTTTCATCAGCGAGGAGCGACGATGTATTTGATCAAACTGGACGGGAAAGCCACCGCGGTGACCAACAGTTTCGATTCCGCCGCCTCATATGCCGACGGCATCAGGCAGCCCGGGCATCGCATCACGATCGTGGCGATGCAACCCGACCAATGGAGCGACGCCATTCGGGCGTTGGAACGTCGAGAATCTTCGTGCTCTGAAACGTGGATGTCTGACCCTCGTCTTTGGGAGGGTGTGACCGGCTGCTGAAGAATCTTGGCAGCGCTAGAGGGTCGCCCCTCACTCCCGACAATTTTGTCGTGCTCGTCATCCCATCCGCAACGGAAGTGTTCGACAATTTAGTCGAGTTTTTCCCTGCCTCGCATTTTCACCGCTGAAATCCACCGTGCGAAGGTGGCACGGGCCTTGCTGACTGATCGTCCCACCAACGTGTGATCTTTGCGCGGTGAGGCCTGATGCTATTCGGACGTCGCAAGAAAAATCCGATCCACCTGGCGGTCAAACCCGTTGACACGTGGGTGTATACGACCTGCGGGTATTGCTCCACCGGCTGTTCCATCGAAGTGGGGGTAGACAAGAACGGCAGAGCCGTGTCGGCGCGCGGCGCGTCGGATGCGGACGTAAATCGTGGCAAGCTCTGTTTAAAGGGGATCTTCGAATTCGAATTGTTTGCCTCCCCCAACCGGGGCACCACCCCATTGCTGCGTCGGGCTCCGTTCGAACCGTACCGCGAGGTGGGGTGGGATGAGGCGTTGGATCACACGGCCTCCGAGATCAGGCGGATTCAGACCACGTACGGCCGCGACAGCTTCGCGGTGGTCTCCACCGGGCAGATTCTGACCGAAGAGTTCTACACCCTGGGCAAACTCGTGCGCGGCGTGATCGGGACCAACAACTACGACGGCAACACCACGCTCTGCATGGCCTCCGCGGTCTCGGGGTACAAGCGGTCCTTTGGCAGCGATGGCCCGCCGGGCTGTTACGACGACTTCGCGCACACCGAGTGCCTCTTGGCGATCGGGTCCAATCTTCCGGAGCAACACCCGGTCATTTGGTGGCGTCTGAAAGACGCATACGACCGCCGCAAGTTTCCGATGATCGTGGTCGACCCGCGGGTGACCGTGTTCGCGCAGATGGCGGACATCCACCTGCCGATCACCCCCGGCACGGACCTCGCCCTGCTGAACAGCTTGGCACACGTGATCCTCAAGGAGGGGTTGGAGGACCGCGCGTACATTGAGGCGCATACCACCGGCTTTCAGGAATTCGCCGCGCTGGTGGAGCAATACGATCCCGTGACCGCCTCCAAGATCTGCGGCATCGATGAAGACACCATCTGCAACGTCGCGCGCCTGTATGCCAAAGCCGGCTCGGCCATGACCATTTGGACCATGGGGATCAACCAGTCCACGCACGGGTCGGACGGCGTGGCGGCGATCAACAACCTCAACTTGATCACCGGCAACATCGGCAAGCCGGGTGGAACGTCGCTGTCGATCACCGGCCAGTGCAACGCCATGGGCACTCGGGAGTTCTCATCCTGCTCCGGGCTGCCCGGGTATCGCCAGTTGGAGAAGGAGGCTGACCGCGAGTTCATGGCCAAGTTCTGGGGCGTGGAAAAGGACTTCTTTCCCCCCAAACGCGGCCTGTTTCAGACCGACATCTTCCCTGCCGTCGAAACCGGCGCGATCAAAGGGTTGTGGCTGATCGCCACCAATCCCATGACCTCCATGCCCAACACCTCCCGCATCCGCAAGACGCTGGAGAAGCTGGAATTCCTGGTGGTGCAGGACGCGTATGCCGACGTGGAGACCGTGAACTACGCGCACGTCTACCTCCCTGCCGCCATGTGGGGAGAAAAAGAGGGCGTGTTCACCAACACCGAGCGCCGCGTGAACATCGTGCGCAAGGCGATCGAGCCGCCCGGGGAGGCCAAGCCCGACTTGTGGATCTTTGCGCACCTGGCTCGGCGTTTCGAGGCGGGGCGCGGGTTGAAGTTTTCCGACGTGCCGTCCGAGGTGTTTGACGAGTTGCGCGAGGTGTCCAAAGGCCGGCCCTGCGACTATTCCGGCATGAGCCACGACGCGATCGAAGCGCGGCGCGGGATCCAATGGCCGTGCAACGAGACGTCACCACATGGCTCGCCGCGGTTGTATACCGACGGTCGCTTTCACCACACCGACGGCAAGGCCAAGCTGATCCCGCTCCCGTTCGTCGACAACAACGAGCGCCCGGATGAGCAGTACCCGTTCTGGCTCAACAGCGGACGGGTGGTCGAGCACTGGCACACCCGCACCAAAACCGGAAAGATCGGCAACCTCAACAAGTTCAGCCCCACCCCGTACATGGAAATCAACCCCAGCGCGGCCGAGCGCCTCGGCATCCGATCGATGGAGTACGTCCGGGTGGTATCGCGCCGATCGGACGCCGTGGTCCTGGCGCAGCTCACCGAGCGCGTGGCACCCGACGCCGTGTTCATCCCCATGCACTACCACGACTGCGTCAACCGCCTGGTGCTAGGATTGCTCGACCCGTATTCGCGCCAGCCCGCGTACAAGCAGTCCGCGGTGCGGATCGAGAGGATTGCGGATCAAGACGCGGCAGCGGCGGCCGACCTGCGGGCGAGGTCCTATTGATGGAGGCCGCTCCGGTGCGAGAGGCAAATCCCCCCCTTCCCCCCTTTGTTAAAGGGGGGGGCGAAGAGGACAAGCGGGTCCGCCCTTCCGTTCCCCCCTTTGAAAAAGGGGGGCTAGGGGGGATTTCGCCACACCCCGTCAGTCAACACGGCGCGCCCGTGGATCTGGCCCAGGCCCATCCCGATCTGGTCGGGCAGCCGCTGACCATCAATGGTTGCGGCGTTGCGTCGTCCAACCTC
This region includes:
- a CDS encoding nitrate reductase gives rise to the protein MLFGRRKKNPIHLAVKPVDTWVYTTCGYCSTGCSIEVGVDKNGRAVSARGASDADVNRGKLCLKGIFEFELFASPNRGTTPLLRRAPFEPYREVGWDEALDHTASEIRRIQTTYGRDSFAVVSTGQILTEEFYTLGKLVRGVIGTNNYDGNTTLCMASAVSGYKRSFGSDGPPGCYDDFAHTECLLAIGSNLPEQHPVIWWRLKDAYDRRKFPMIVVDPRVTVFAQMADIHLPITPGTDLALLNSLAHVILKEGLEDRAYIEAHTTGFQEFAALVEQYDPVTASKICGIDEDTICNVARLYAKAGSAMTIWTMGINQSTHGSDGVAAINNLNLITGNIGKPGGTSLSITGQCNAMGTREFSSCSGLPGYRQLEKEADREFMAKFWGVEKDFFPPKRGLFQTDIFPAVETGAIKGLWLIATNPMTSMPNTSRIRKTLEKLEFLVVQDAYADVETVNYAHVYLPAAMWGEKEGVFTNTERRVNIVRKAIEPPGEAKPDLWIFAHLARRFEAGRGLKFSDVPSEVFDELREVSKGRPCDYSGMSHDAIEARRGIQWPCNETSPHGSPRLYTDGRFHHTDGKAKLIPLPFVDNNERPDEQYPFWLNSGRVVEHWHTRTKTGKIGNLNKFSPTPYMEINPSAAERLGIRSMEYVRVVSRRSDAVVLAQLTERVAPDAVFIPMHYHDCVNRLVLGLLDPYSRQPAYKQSAVRIERIADQDAAAAADLRARSY